From a region of the Oreochromis niloticus isolate F11D_XX unplaced genomic scaffold, O_niloticus_UMD_NMBU tig00008834_pilon, whole genome shotgun sequence genome:
- the LOC109197013 gene encoding ribonuclease inhibitor-like, with protein MVRNTAAAAPMRLLLSGCNLSDRSCKTLSSVLSSQSSSLRALDLGNNNLEDSGVKLLSAGMKCQYCKLETLRLSGCNLSDRSCETLSSVLSSQSSSLRELDLGNNNLQDSGLKLLSAGMKSQYCKLEALRLSGCNLSDRSCETLSSVLSSQSSSLRELDLGNNNLQDSGLKLLFSAVESPKCTLGILRSGFSLF; from the exons ATGGTCCGCaacactgcagctgcagcaccaatGCGCCTATT actgagtggctgtaacctgTCAGACAGAAGCTGTAAAACTCTGTCTTCAGTCCTGAGCTCccagtcctctagtctgagaGCGCTGGACCTGGGTAACAACAACCTggaggattcaggagtgaagcttctgtctgctgggaTGAAGTGTCAATACTGCAAACTGGAAACGCTGAG actgagtggctgtaacctgTCAGACAGAAGCTGTGAAACGCTGTCCTCGGTGCTGAGCTCccagtcctctagtctgagaGAGTTGGACCTGGgtaacaacaacctgcaggattcaggactgaagcttctgtctgctgggaTGAAGAGTCAATACTGCAAACTGGAAGCACTGAG actgagtggctgtaacctgTCAGACAGAAGCTGTGAAACGCTGTCCTCAGTGCTGAGCTCccagtcctctagtctgagaGAGTTGGACCTGGgtaacaacaacctgcaggattcaggactGAAGCTTCTATTTTCTGCGGTGGAGAGTCCAAAGTGTACACTGGGAATTCTCAGGTCAGGATTCAGTCTTTTCTGA
- the LOC112845973 gene encoding NACHT, LRR and PYD domains-containing protein 12-like → MLPVVKASNKALLSSCNVSEEGCEILLSVVSSQSCSLRELDLSTNSLKASAVKLLSAAVESPHAKLNILRLNICELSEENCEALSSVLSSQSSSLTELDLSIRKLQDSGVKLLSAGLQREQLGIQWKCDGNQNFELDSVQSRYYQLHGNSCK, encoded by the exons atgctgccagtggtcaaagcctccaacaaagctct aCTGAGCAGCTGTAACGTCTCAGAGGAAGGCTGTGAAATTTTATTGTCAGTGGTCAGCTCCCAGTCCtgtagtctgagagagctggacctgagtaccAACAGCCTGAAGGCTTCAGCAGtaaagcttctgtctgctgcagtGGAGAGTCCACACGCCAAACTGAATATTCTGAG ACTTAACATCTGTGAACTCTCAGAGGAaaactgtgaagctctgtcctcagttctcagctcacagtcctctagtctgacagagctggacctgagtatcagaaagctgcaggattcaggagtgaagcttctctCTGCTGGACTAcaaa GAGAGCAGCTGGGCATCCAGTGGAAGTGTGATGGAAATCAAAATTTTGAATTGGATTCGGTGCAGTCACGTTACTATCAGCTGCACGGAaatagctgtaagtaa